The Paenibacillus tianjinensis genome has a window encoding:
- the yicI gene encoding alpha-xylosidase: protein MKFTDGLWLVRDGININGAVQNYVVEKTSEGLTAVTQTTPITGRAATLNSTLLTVKFHSPLPGVVGVKIIHNDGVIDRGPAFELTKGTGDHVQIEENEAQTVLISGGLRVVIHKGTQWSVDFYRGDERITGSGYKSMAYITDQDGNTFMREELDIGVGEFVYGLGERFTAFVKNGQVVDIWNKDGGTSSEQAYKNIPFYVTSKGYGVFVNQPELVSYEIASEKVKKAQFSVAGESLEYFVIEGPTIKEVISKYTSLTGKPALPPAWTFGLWLTTSFTTDYDEATVNSFVEGMAERDLPLHVFHFDCFWMREYQWTDFQWDERVFPDPVGMLKRLKEKGLKICVWINSYIGQRSPLFEEGKKNGYLLKKANGDVYQTDLWQAGMGLVDFTNPAACEWYAGYLRGLVDMGVDSFKTDFGERIPTDVVYFDGSDPQKMHNYYTQLYNKVVFEVLEEKLGKNEAAVFARSATAGGQQFPVHWGGDCYADYESMAESLRGGLSLGLSGFGFWSHDIGGFENTAPAHVFKRWLAFGLLSSHSRLHGSTSYRVPWAYDDEAVDVTRFFTKLKCSLMPYLYDVAGQAHEEGWASMRAMVMEFPEDPTCEVLDRQYMLGDKLLVAPIFQENGEVKYYLPAGRWTHLLNGETVVGGSWRKEKHDFFSLPLFVRQNSLLATGSVDNRPDYDFADGVKFGLYSLEDGATTAATVRDIKGAPELTVTAERTGSTIKVTAEGSGKPFTFAVKDLGAIASVEGAEQADEATVQVSGGSKSVSFTITLK, encoded by the coding sequence ATGAAATTTACAGACGGCCTCTGGCTGGTTCGTGACGGAATCAACATCAACGGCGCAGTACAAAACTATGTAGTAGAAAAAACATCCGAGGGTTTGACAGCAGTCACTCAAACAACTCCAATTACAGGACGCGCAGCTACACTGAACTCCACGCTCCTTACCGTTAAATTCCATTCCCCGCTTCCTGGTGTAGTGGGTGTGAAGATCATTCATAATGACGGCGTGATCGACCGCGGTCCGGCTTTTGAATTGACCAAGGGAACCGGCGACCATGTACAGATTGAAGAAAATGAAGCCCAAACCGTGCTGATCAGCGGCGGACTCCGTGTGGTTATCCATAAAGGCACTCAATGGTCCGTGGATTTCTACCGCGGCGACGAGCGCATTACAGGCAGCGGTTACAAATCGATGGCCTATATCACCGACCAGGACGGCAACACGTTCATGCGTGAAGAGCTGGACATCGGTGTAGGCGAATTCGTGTACGGTCTGGGCGAGCGCTTCACTGCTTTTGTGAAGAACGGCCAAGTGGTTGATATCTGGAATAAAGACGGCGGCACCAGCTCCGAGCAGGCCTACAAGAACATTCCGTTCTATGTAACCAGCAAGGGCTACGGCGTATTTGTGAACCAGCCTGAACTGGTTTCGTATGAAATCGCTTCGGAAAAAGTGAAAAAAGCCCAATTCAGCGTAGCTGGAGAGAGCCTGGAATATTTCGTAATTGAAGGACCTACGATAAAAGAGGTCATCAGCAAATATACTTCGCTTACCGGCAAGCCTGCACTTCCGCCGGCCTGGACCTTCGGCCTGTGGCTGACCACTTCGTTCACCACTGACTACGATGAAGCAACAGTTAACTCCTTCGTTGAAGGTATGGCTGAACGCGATCTGCCGCTGCATGTATTCCACTTCGACTGCTTCTGGATGCGTGAATACCAATGGACCGATTTCCAGTGGGACGAGCGCGTCTTCCCGGACCCGGTAGGCATGCTGAAACGCCTGAAGGAAAAAGGATTGAAAATCTGCGTCTGGATCAACTCCTATATCGGACAGCGTTCACCGCTGTTTGAAGAAGGCAAGAAGAACGGCTATCTGCTTAAAAAGGCGAACGGCGACGTATATCAAACCGATCTTTGGCAGGCGGGTATGGGACTCGTAGACTTTACGAACCCAGCTGCTTGTGAATGGTATGCAGGATACCTGCGCGGTCTGGTGGATATGGGCGTAGACAGCTTCAAAACAGACTTCGGCGAACGGATTCCGACGGATGTTGTGTACTTCGACGGCTCCGATCCGCAGAAAATGCATAACTATTACACTCAGCTGTATAACAAAGTGGTCTTTGAAGTATTGGAAGAGAAGCTTGGCAAAAATGAAGCAGCCGTGTTCGCACGTTCGGCAACAGCCGGCGGGCAGCAGTTCCCTGTACACTGGGGCGGTGACTGCTACGCAGATTACGAGTCTATGGCAGAAAGCCTGCGCGGCGGCTTGTCCCTCGGTCTGTCCGGCTTCGGGTTCTGGAGCCATGACATCGGCGGCTTCGAAAATACCGCACCGGCGCATGTCTTCAAACGCTGGCTGGCCTTCGGCCTGCTCTCCAGCCACAGCCGTCTGCACGGCAGCACCTCGTACCGTGTGCCTTGGGCTTACGATGACGAAGCGGTGGATGTTACCCGGTTCTTCACCAAGCTCAAATGCAGCCTGATGCCTTACCTGTATGATGTAGCCGGCCAGGCGCATGAAGAAGGCTGGGCTTCGATGCGGGCCATGGTCATGGAATTCCCAGAAGATCCTACCTGCGAAGTACTGGACCGTCAGTACATGCTTGGTGACAAGCTGCTCGTAGCTCCAATCTTCCAGGAGAACGGCGAAGTGAAATACTACCTGCCGGCTGGTCGCTGGACTCACCTACTGAATGGTGAAACGGTAGTAGGCGGATCATGGCGCAAAGAAAAACATGACTTCTTCAGCCTTCCGCTGTTCGTACGCCAGAACTCGCTGCTGGCCACAGGCAGTGTCGACAACCGTCCGGATTATGACTTTGCTGACGGCGTGAAATTCGGCCTGTATTCCCTGGAAGACGGCGCAACAACAGCTGCAACGGTCCGCGATATCAAAGGCGCTCCAGAACTGACAGTGACAGCTGAACGCACTGGCAGCACGATTAAGGTAACTGCTGAAGGCAGCGGCAAGCCGTTCACATTTGCTGTGAAGGATCTCGGCGCTATCGCTTCCGTAGAAGGCGCAGAGCAAGCAGATGAAGCTACAGTACAAGTTAGCGGCGGCAGCAAGTCCGTATCGTTCACGATTACATTGAAATAA
- a CDS encoding AraC family transcriptional regulator yields MDRTSQRLLKEDRVHGDVMFPLAAYWIELPSGTHVLDTHWHEEAEFFLLLEGEILFQVDTDYFPLRAGEAVFIESGDIHAAYVLKEGPCRFCALVFHPDLLASAQYDTIQQNVILPLQEKRQSFPRHITPAVPWQQELLHHLERMMEAYTNKMPGFEAFMKGTLLIMLSQIASPDRSVNHSQSESADSTKINRLKKVILYIQDNYQEPIRTRDLSELIPMSEGQFCRFFKAMTRKTPVDYINSYRIRQAAELLQQSERKISDIALAVGFDNVSYFIKVFRKAMKCSPSEFRKGAALGAMQGAGQGQLYP; encoded by the coding sequence ATGGACCGCACGTCCCAGCGTTTGCTCAAAGAAGACCGAGTACATGGTGATGTTATGTTTCCGCTGGCTGCTTACTGGATCGAGCTTCCGTCCGGAACGCATGTCCTGGACACGCACTGGCATGAGGAGGCCGAGTTCTTTTTGCTGCTGGAGGGAGAGATCCTTTTTCAGGTGGACACCGATTATTTTCCGCTCCGCGCAGGTGAAGCCGTCTTTATCGAATCCGGTGATATTCATGCCGCCTACGTCCTGAAGGAAGGCCCTTGCCGGTTCTGTGCGCTCGTCTTCCACCCCGACCTTCTGGCCAGTGCCCAGTACGATACGATCCAGCAAAATGTGATTCTTCCGCTTCAGGAGAAGCGCCAGAGCTTTCCCCGTCACATTACACCCGCTGTTCCCTGGCAGCAGGAGCTGCTGCACCACCTGGAGCGGATGATGGAAGCATATACTAATAAAATGCCCGGATTCGAAGCCTTTATGAAAGGAACGTTGCTCATTATGCTCTCGCAGATTGCCAGTCCGGACCGGTCCGTGAACCACAGCCAGTCAGAGAGCGCTGATTCGACCAAGATCAACCGGCTCAAAAAGGTCATTCTGTATATCCAGGACAACTATCAGGAGCCGATCCGCACCCGCGATCTGTCAGAGCTGATTCCGATGAGCGAGGGCCAGTTCTGCCGCTTCTTCAAAGCTATGACCCGCAAGACGCCCGTCGATTATATCAACTCCTACCGCATCCGCCAGGCGGCTGAACTGCTGCAGCAGAGTGAACGTAAGATATCGGACATCGCCCTTGCGGTCGGCTTCGACAATGTCAGCTATTTCATTAAGGTGTTCCGTAAGGCGATGAAATGCTCACCCTCGGAGTTCCGCAAAGGGGCCGCGCTGGGAGCCATGCAGGGAGCAGGGCAAGGGCAGCTGTATCCGTGA
- a CDS encoding class I SAM-dependent methyltransferase codes for MLKSLQAIEAYREGDYLPEEELVWLKYIVQAEMPIVNLERVESLRELDHRNPVLDYVERSLRLLDSLPLSYWIKELAEETLVWSETAKGGTSRQRRKWQEEGINCFAHNIGSAQLYWQHAGGNAAAVASAPQAALLKAAGVAHAEKILIVHRLIETHGLLGQQIRGEVPPSVNRPLAVMVEEGLLTSDEMERLLFALNHCIIGAVSPVLWQEVRSEVMELIALIASGSLDTPLPMKERLHRMRSGPISRGEDFTAEWSRLEQEGMDSALLEAMQPVTFWYVESALQTFSLEQFLKVLALAAQGSGISGLNHISFEAIMNSIYYDYKGVKKINVYKKRIIEKYLSELGWQDIAAGNSTSGNPHLIHRLRRQRHLPDTVFFDFEFSPAAEKLIEFCIEAEKSALYERAVLLLFDLFDLRRDAFDRFHNEDSYLSQMNDTADYKTVILDYVTGSKVLDIGPGGGVLLDLIEERMPAVTPVGIDISSNVVEALRQRKQREGRRWEVLQGDALNLKDFVETGSVDTVIFSSILHELYSYVPMNGVKFNQETVAAALVSAFEVLAVGGRIIIRDGIMTEPEALQRRIRFLEQSGLAWLERYAGDFAGRKIHYEVVGEQEVLMPVNDAMEFLYTYTWGEEAYVHEVQEQFGYFTPEQYVKFIRDHLGEQAQIEVFRHYLQEGYTLALQERVVIMDEHGNETALPDSTCFMVIRKVGSAAK; via the coding sequence ATGCTGAAATCGTTGCAGGCTATTGAAGCATACCGTGAAGGGGATTATTTGCCTGAGGAGGAGCTTGTGTGGCTGAAATATATTGTTCAGGCTGAAATGCCAATAGTCAATCTGGAGCGCGTGGAATCGCTGCGGGAGCTGGACCATCGGAATCCCGTGCTGGACTATGTGGAACGGAGTCTGCGGCTGCTGGATAGTCTGCCGTTGTCCTACTGGATTAAGGAATTAGCCGAAGAGACGCTGGTCTGGTCGGAGACGGCCAAAGGCGGGACCTCCCGCCAGCGCCGGAAGTGGCAGGAGGAAGGCATTAATTGCTTTGCCCATAATATAGGGTCAGCGCAGCTGTACTGGCAGCATGCCGGAGGCAATGCAGCCGCTGTAGCCTCCGCGCCGCAGGCGGCGCTGCTTAAGGCGGCAGGTGTCGCGCATGCGGAGAAGATTCTGATTGTGCACCGGCTGATTGAAACGCATGGCCTCCTCGGCCAGCAGATCCGCGGCGAGGTTCCGCCAAGTGTTAACCGCCCGCTGGCCGTTATGGTCGAAGAGGGGCTGCTGACCTCTGACGAGATGGAGCGGCTGCTGTTTGCGCTGAATCATTGCATCATTGGTGCTGTCTCGCCGGTATTGTGGCAGGAGGTGCGCAGCGAGGTGATGGAGCTGATAGCCCTGATTGCTTCGGGAAGTCTGGACACTCCGTTGCCAATGAAAGAGCGGCTGCACCGCATGCGCTCCGGCCCAATCTCCCGGGGCGAGGATTTCACGGCGGAGTGGAGCAGACTGGAGCAGGAGGGAATGGATTCTGCATTGCTCGAAGCCATGCAGCCGGTAACGTTCTGGTATGTGGAGTCGGCACTGCAGACGTTCTCGCTTGAGCAATTTCTTAAAGTGCTGGCGCTGGCCGCACAGGGCAGCGGCATTAGCGGCCTGAACCATATCAGCTTTGAAGCAATCATGAATTCAATCTACTATGACTATAAAGGCGTTAAAAAAATCAACGTATATAAGAAACGGATTATCGAAAAGTATCTGTCTGAGCTTGGTTGGCAGGATATTGCCGCCGGAAACAGCACTTCCGGCAATCCCCATCTGATTCACCGGCTGCGGCGGCAGAGGCATCTGCCGGATACGGTGTTCTTTGACTTTGAATTCTCTCCCGCAGCAGAGAAGCTGATTGAATTCTGTATTGAAGCCGAGAAGTCAGCGCTGTACGAGCGGGCGGTGCTGCTCTTATTCGATTTGTTCGATCTGCGCCGCGACGCATTCGACCGCTTCCATAACGAGGATAGCTACCTGAGCCAGATGAACGATACGGCTGATTATAAAACTGTTATTCTGGATTATGTCACCGGCAGCAAGGTGCTGGATATCGGCCCGGGCGGCGGTGTGCTGCTTGATCTGATTGAAGAGCGGATGCCTGCTGTTACTCCGGTCGGCATTGATATTTCCAGCAATGTAGTGGAAGCGCTGCGGCAGCGTAAGCAGCGTGAGGGCCGCCGCTGGGAGGTGCTGCAGGGTGATGCTCTGAACCTGAAGGATTTTGTAGAGACGGGCAGCGTGGATACGGTGATTTTCTCATCCATTCTGCATGAACTGTATTCGTATGTGCCGATGAATGGCGTGAAATTCAATCAGGAGACGGTAGCCGCAGCGCTGGTAAGCGCATTTGAGGTACTTGCCGTTGGCGGTAGGATCATTATCCGGGACGGGATCATGACTGAACCGGAGGCATTGCAGCGGAGAATCCGGTTTCTGGAACAGAGCGGCCTGGCGTGGCTGGAACGGTATGCCGGGGATTTTGCCGGACGCAAAATCCACTATGAGGTGGTCGGTGAGCAGGAGGTGCTGATGCCTGTTAACGATGCCATGGAATTTCTATATACCTACACATGGGGTGAAGAAGCTTACGTCCACGAGGTCCAGGAGCAGTTTGGTTATTTTACACCCGAGCAGTATGTGAAGTTTATCAGGGATCATCTGGGAGAGCAGGCTCAGATTGAAGTGTTCCGCCACTATCTGCAGGAAGGGTATACGCTGGCACTTCAGGAACGGGTCGTTATCATGGATGAGCACGGTAATGAGACGGCTTTGCCGGACAGCACCTGCTTCATGGTAATCCGCAAGGTCGGCAGCGCGGCAAAGTAA
- a CDS encoding YjcZ family sporulation protein: MGGCANVGGMITSTTTILVLYILLVIILRTF, translated from the coding sequence ATGGGCGGTTGCGCAAACGTAGGTGGTATGATTACTTCTACTACTACAATCCTGGTGCTTTATATTCTGCTGGTGATCATTCTTAGAACATTTTAA
- a CDS encoding SGNH/GDSL hydrolase family protein, with protein sequence MIIKDNNGVLSEAGYSSATALSTAANYIMNAPETFTHTYRTYIRLRENGSLTLKFWHSNSVDSTWDMGQEASGSERGGEWSIEEAYIADGGLVPDGAVAPGSQVPVTFAGANSKAVAPGECFWSDEASLDLPEGHYLAFTWTLRTAAPGKSFPFNVEGILVSAYDADGNLAGQESVDTFAESDKLLVMPGYIGYKKQVAKKLVFLGDSITQGVRTEKDAYSYWAARIAEGLGTDYGLWNIGSGWGRAYDVAADGAWLNKAKQGDEVLIVLGVNDLDIGKRSAEELLGDLTNIIGKIKEANTSTDIILSTVPPFNFTEERETYWRIVNDTILTNPPAGVDRVFDIAAVLSEPAPADHRIKPEYMSNEFDPHPNGNAGKAVAEAFLAWYGGNR encoded by the coding sequence ATGATTATTAAAGATAACAACGGTGTACTCAGCGAAGCGGGCTACTCTTCAGCTACGGCGCTGTCCACCGCCGCCAATTATATTATGAATGCACCGGAGACGTTCACCCATACCTACCGGACATACATCCGCCTGCGGGAAAACGGCAGTTTGACGCTGAAATTCTGGCACAGCAACAGTGTCGATTCCACCTGGGATATGGGGCAGGAAGCAAGCGGCAGCGAACGGGGCGGGGAGTGGAGCATAGAAGAAGCGTATATCGCTGATGGAGGGCTTGTGCCGGACGGTGCGGTAGCACCGGGCTCGCAGGTTCCGGTTACCTTCGCGGGGGCAAACTCGAAGGCGGTTGCTCCCGGCGAATGCTTCTGGAGTGACGAAGCCTCACTCGACTTGCCGGAAGGTCATTACCTGGCGTTTACCTGGACCCTTAGAACAGCCGCGCCGGGCAAGTCCTTCCCGTTCAACGTCGAAGGCATCCTCGTGTCCGCTTATGATGCTGACGGCAATCTGGCCGGGCAGGAATCTGTGGATACCTTTGCCGAGTCGGACAAGCTGCTGGTTATGCCAGGCTATATCGGATACAAGAAGCAGGTGGCGAAGAAGCTGGTGTTCCTAGGGGACTCGATCACACAGGGAGTCCGGACGGAGAAGGATGCCTACAGCTATTGGGCGGCGCGGATCGCCGAAGGTCTGGGGACGGATTACGGACTGTGGAATATCGGTTCAGGCTGGGGCAGGGCTTATGACGTTGCTGCGGACGGGGCGTGGCTGAATAAGGCTAAGCAGGGTGATGAGGTACTGATTGTCCTCGGAGTCAACGATCTGGATATCGGCAAGCGCAGTGCTGAGGAACTGCTTGGCGATCTGACGAATATTATCGGGAAGATTAAAGAGGCGAACACCAGCACAGACATTATCCTCAGCACCGTACCGCCGTTCAATTTCACGGAAGAGCGGGAGACCTACTGGCGCATAGTGAATGATACGATTCTCACGAACCCTCCGGCCGGGGTAGACCGGGTATTCGACATCGCTGCGGTACTGTCTGAACCGGCTCCGGCAGATCATAGAATCAAACCGGAATACATGAGCAACGAGTTTGATCCGCATCCGAACGGGAACGCCGGCAAGGCGGTAGCAGAAGCTTTTCTGGCTTGGTACGGGGGAAATAGATAA
- a CDS encoding sensor histidine kinase encodes MKWTNIRTKLILFLLLPTLICIMATMYISYSYTTQSLRTRAVDENKNLLYQGSKNINSLIQEVNRLSLSVYSDSDFYRLLEAGYDDLSSDIAIYNSLSYISTSLPDISQVYLYGVKDSKATLITDNTTPKRWLVNMPYLESNITGSSPVSVQSTHISNAYGLNLPLIQFTPEPVFTLHRRIERIPSSEALGYLSIDVKLTALAEIVDQLYEQDQEKTYVVDSDGMLVYGQDADSLGKPLNAAWYSKQIAPNTEAQGYFEEGGSVFIYQKVEGTGLSWMLVKQIPVSYLFREAKEAAGINLLLLFLLMTMIIALTIFISFRITAPIKQLTRYMNQVRTGNLEVEISPAGNDEIGVLTEHFRSMMDTINNLILREYRLELSNKTNELRALQSQINPHFLNNTLQIIGTLALEMKVPQIYALLSALAKMMRYSMYNDEKIVTIQNELEHVKAYIELQKERFENKFSFRYDMEEPLLNALMPKMILQPIVENYFKHGFNLSRSDGLIEITAARLATGRMEIMIRNNGNVIPLARLEKLRQELEQPAPLDVTAVKNSDSRRDAPGAGIGLGNVLARLRLVCGDDAALTVDNLPEGGVLIRLEIEILTESERI; translated from the coding sequence ATGAAATGGACCAATATCCGCACCAAACTGATCCTTTTTTTACTCCTTCCAACCTTAATTTGTATTATGGCGACGATGTATATCAGCTATTCTTACACGACCCAGTCGCTGAGAACACGGGCCGTAGATGAGAACAAAAATCTGCTCTATCAAGGCTCCAAAAATATTAACAGCCTCATTCAGGAGGTCAACCGGCTGTCGCTGAGCGTATACTCCGATTCAGATTTTTACCGTCTGCTGGAAGCCGGTTATGATGACCTGTCCTCTGATATTGCCATCTATAATTCACTCAGTTATATTTCCACTTCGCTGCCCGACATCTCGCAGGTATACTTATACGGGGTTAAGGACAGCAAAGCCACACTGATTACCGACAATACAACGCCCAAGCGCTGGCTGGTGAACATGCCGTATCTGGAGTCCAACATTACGGGCAGTTCTCCGGTAAGTGTTCAGAGCACCCACATCAGCAATGCTTACGGGCTGAACCTGCCTTTGATCCAGTTCACGCCTGAGCCGGTCTTTACCTTGCACCGCAGAATTGAGCGCATTCCTTCTTCGGAGGCACTAGGCTATCTGTCGATTGATGTCAAGCTGACGGCGCTTGCCGAAATTGTCGACCAGCTGTATGAACAGGATCAGGAGAAGACCTATGTAGTGGACAGTGACGGTATGCTGGTGTACGGCCAGGATGCCGATTCGCTCGGCAAGCCGCTGAATGCAGCCTGGTACAGTAAGCAGATTGCTCCAAATACGGAGGCTCAAGGTTATTTTGAGGAAGGCGGGTCTGTATTCATTTATCAGAAGGTGGAAGGCACCGGCCTGAGCTGGATGCTGGTCAAACAGATACCGGTGTCCTACCTGTTCCGTGAAGCCAAGGAAGCCGCAGGCATCAACCTGCTGCTCCTCTTCCTGCTAATGACCATGATTATTGCTCTAACGATCTTCATCTCCTTCCGGATCACTGCTCCGATCAAGCAGCTGACCCGGTATATGAATCAGGTGCGGACCGGGAATCTGGAGGTCGAGATCAGCCCGGCGGGCAATGATGAGATCGGTGTGCTGACCGAGCATTTCCGCAGCATGATGGATACGATCAACAATCTGATTTTGCGGGAATACCGGCTGGAGCTGTCTAATAAAACCAATGAATTGAGGGCACTGCAGTCGCAAATCAATCCGCATTTTCTCAACAACACACTGCAGATTATCGGTACGCTTGCCCTTGAGATGAAAGTGCCGCAAATCTATGCCCTGCTGTCGGCGCTGGCCAAGATGATGCGTTACAGCATGTACAATGACGAGAAGATTGTGACCATTCAAAATGAGCTGGAGCATGTCAAAGCTTACATCGAACTGCAAAAGGAGCGTTTTGAAAATAAATTCAGTTTCCGCTACGATATGGAGGAACCGCTGCTGAATGCGCTGATGCCCAAAATGATCCTCCAGCCGATTGTTGAAAATTACTTCAAGCACGGCTTCAATCTGTCGCGCAGTGATGGGTTGATCGAGATTACGGCAGCCCGGCTGGCAACAGGACGAATGGAAATCATGATTCGGAATAACGGCAATGTCATTCCTCTGGCGAGACTGGAGAAGCTCCGGCAGGAGCTAGAGCAGCCTGCTCCGCTCGACGTCACCGCCGTAAAGAACAGTGACAGCAGGCGGGATGCGCCAGGCGCAGGAATCGGCCTTGGCAATGTACTCGCGCGCCTGCGCCTTGTCTGCGGGGATGACGCTGCGCTGACCGTGGACAATCTGCCTGAAGGCGGGGTCCTGATAAGACTGGAAATTGAAATACTAACGGAGAGTGAACGGATATGA
- a CDS encoding helix-turn-helix domain-containing protein encodes MKALIVDDEARVRKAVRLLVDWDAHQIDEILEAGNGNEAIEVIRAQKPALVIMDMMMESGSGIELMTWVNEFAGNTKFIVVSGHNDFEFVRQTVRHGGIDYILKPIEADAINTAVSKAVASWRSEEEERSHRQQQSIRLNEIKPIYGERLLSALIDDPVTSEASLRRLVAENVIPGNAGSSRLILIQTDAGNNQLLKRFGGDSELLYYAIVNICNEFLHPQKKGIAFRYWGGPPEIAILLWDVHEPVLELISRINQGIFRTLQFRMHFGISSAGSLPGQLAQQRSEALDALMRRNLLRHEDYCHFASSAGEHSKAEQAAGADGSRAIFAHVQEDWRMAVISGNTEALSAAAQHWIDEMSRGGVVTPEMLGSWKADALLFRSRLVREALGGEADSALAELELADRHNPAPYANGYSFSLFAWRDWSFALMQRLSQELSARQIKERNPLTEIVKYIEQNYQSDLSLQEVAGRFYVSREYVSRKFKQEYGINFSDYIGSVRINKAKLLLQNPNLKLSQISEMVGFHDVKYFSKVFKKQVGSSPKDYRTQILL; translated from the coding sequence ATGAAGGCGCTGATTGTGGATGATGAAGCGAGAGTCAGAAAGGCGGTCCGGCTGCTGGTCGACTGGGACGCCCATCAGATCGATGAGATTCTGGAAGCGGGAAACGGCAATGAAGCCATTGAAGTGATCCGCGCTCAAAAGCCGGCTCTGGTGATCATGGATATGATGATGGAATCGGGGAGCGGCATTGAGCTGATGACCTGGGTGAATGAGTTTGCCGGGAATACGAAGTTTATTGTCGTCAGCGGACATAATGATTTTGAATTTGTACGCCAGACAGTCCGGCATGGAGGAATTGACTATATTCTTAAGCCCATTGAGGCCGATGCCATCAATACAGCCGTGTCCAAGGCGGTTGCCTCCTGGCGCTCCGAGGAAGAAGAACGCAGCCACCGGCAGCAGCAGAGCATCCGGCTGAATGAGATCAAACCGATCTACGGAGAGCGCCTCCTGTCGGCACTGATTGATGATCCCGTTACTTCTGAGGCCTCGCTCCGACGGCTTGTTGCTGAGAACGTCATTCCCGGTAATGCCGGGTCCTCCCGGCTGATTCTAATACAGACCGATGCGGGCAATAATCAGTTGCTCAAAAGATTCGGCGGAGACAGCGAGCTGCTTTATTATGCCATCGTCAATATTTGCAATGAGTTCTTGCATCCCCAGAAGAAAGGAATTGCTTTCCGCTACTGGGGAGGGCCTCCGGAAATCGCCATCCTGCTATGGGATGTCCATGAACCGGTACTGGAGCTGATCAGCCGGATCAATCAAGGTATCTTCCGGACGCTGCAGTTCCGGATGCATTTTGGGATCAGCAGTGCGGGCAGCCTGCCAGGCCAGCTTGCACAGCAGCGATCGGAAGCTTTGGATGCCCTGATGCGGCGGAATCTGCTCCGGCATGAGGATTATTGCCACTTCGCTTCCTCTGCCGGAGAGCATAGCAAGGCTGAACAAGCAGCCGGAGCCGACGGCTCCAGGGCAATCTTCGCCCATGTCCAGGAGGACTGGAGGATGGCCGTTATCAGCGGGAATACAGAGGCCTTGTCCGCTGCAGCCCAGCACTGGATTGATGAGATGAGCCGCGGGGGCGTGGTAACGCCGGAAATGCTGGGCTCCTGGAAAGCCGATGCCCTGCTGTTCCGCTCCCGGCTCGTACGCGAAGCGCTGGGCGGGGAAGCCGACAGTGCTCTGGCTGAACTGGAGCTGGCCGACCGGCACAATCCTGCTCCTTATGCCAATGGCTATTCCTTCTCGCTGTTCGCCTGGCGCGACTGGTCCTTCGCCTTGATGCAGCGCCTGTCGCAGGAGCTGTCGGCAAGGCAGATCAAGGAACGTAACCCGCTAACAGAAATCGTCAAATATATCGAGCAGAACTATCAGTCCGACCTGTCGCTGCAGGAGGTCGCCGGCAGATTCTATGTCAGCCGCGAATACGTCTCCCGCAAATTCAAGCAGGAATACGGCATTAATTTCTCCGACTACATCGGCAGCGTCAGAATCAATAAAGCTAAGCTCCTGCTGCAGAATCCGAACCTCAAGCTGTCACAAATCTCGGAAATGGTCGGCTTCCACGATGTGAAGTACTTCAGTAAAGTGTTCAAGAAGCAGGTCGGCAGCTCTCCGAAGGACTATCGAACACAAATCCTGCTTTAA